Genomic segment of Gigantopelta aegis isolate Gae_Host chromosome 10, Gae_host_genome, whole genome shotgun sequence:
taatttagtgggttttttcctgTCTTTTTATGTAGTCTGAAGGGACGTACatgtagaaagtgtggttctttcgaTATCCGAATAGTGTTACATATTCTCTATATAACTGGTAATCAAAACTTATGGCACTCTGTATCAACcatttctcaaccgaaatagtgtaACAAATGGACATagaaaccaaaaatgtataacctaccatacTCGTTCAATCCTGACTGAAGTACgtacatcattattaacaaaaataaatattccaaCGACAACATAAAACACTTGCCcatcattttaaatttgctatatagagggaagcaactcgccctgcacattaagaaaagtattgacttaatgtgcaccctgcactaTCTTTTTATGCACCCTTTGGCTTTTAATCACCCAATGCTGCATGCTAACCTGCTTTGTAACATAGCTGCATCTGCGCATTGCAATAATTATGACTAACTCCTATTATGAGATTTGCTCaaccatctacatgtacatgtattaaaaacaataaagaaaaataataaaaccaaacaaaaaactagaTAGATAGACCGAACTAAAATCTTGCGGCTGGTTAACTATTATCTGATGTCCGTAAACAGACTGCGCATTCAACATTGTTGTGATGATCTAAATTTAGACAGGAACTGGCACACATCAGCCACACTGTTTTTAACACTTATTACGATATGGTTGGGAATCGGTTAAACCGCAAGGCTATATTTGTTCTGAAACTTTGTAGTCGTTAGGTTTTTagctgtttaaaaaaataaaaaataatgttaaagcAATTGACAGCGggggaaaaccccccaaaaaactcgCGACTGATATTCGTATAAAGACCGCGTATTCGACATTTGATCTAAATTTAGGCAAAGGGACTGGCATACTACATGAGAGACACTGCTTTTAACACTTAATTTACATTAAACATATTGATAAGATTAGGAACCAGTTAAACCACTCGGCTATTTTCGTATTGAACTTCGTTGATGTCTtatgcttttctttttttctatctgtttgctgacaccagtttgtttggtattgtgcaataaattgaattgaaatttGATTGAATTAGTTGTTAGATTGttatgtattataaaaaaaaatgaatgtaaaatCGATTAACATCAGAAATATTTTGCGTCAaccatgacacacacacattttatttaggagtATTTTAGGTAATAGTTGCGTCAAATACGCAGGATTCCTGCATCATGTGAAACCctgttaatatatatgataGGTGTTccggttaataataataataactgtatttaatgatttactccagcgacaaactggccttgtagaaatttagtgaccttctgataaactaggggagggaatgtttaccgatactgatggagtttactgccaaatcaaatgattaaatatgtcagtaagatcttgatgcgtttcgttattttttgtaagtggtcactgggaacttcgcgGATTTCTGctaaaaactgtcagaatgaccatgtgtttgacgtccaatagccgatgatattaaagataaaaatcaatgtactctagtggcgtcgttaaataaaacaaactttacttttcaacattcgtttgagcatcctgagcatttgtactgcatttctattcattggaccaattgattgctttaaaccaagtgtgtactttaatactggatgcatacagaataaaactaacattgcaaattataaaattggtaagtctaccatttcttagatacactaggaaagataatattcatgattttttttttaaatgttattgttggacagataaatatagaacccttcttttcagttttcattaaaagaaattgtactggtttctatccaattaaggtgcaaccaagtctgtcctggaccagtacagaagttaagtgttagtatgagagtaaaccttctgcctattactaaacagcaaggggtcttttgtttgtactctcccacagataggttagcaccatgttgccctcaaaatcaaaatgcctttaaacacacctatgtggatagtactacatatttcctttttttaattaagttatgaaatagatataaaaaataaaatggccatacggtttttgtccttttgaaaattgtataatggaaaaaaagcaCCCTTAtaattaaaactgcacataaaatatgcccccaaaacgtcactttaccatgccttacttcatttctagggaaaacactgtgatgaatggtattgttggtttgcataatgcatttctatacatgcagaagTTATTTTGGATATCGGTaatcaacacctttatttaatattcataaataaaattattttccaaaataaaatatttttcctacctacctaccctatatttttccagcatgtaataggaaacaagtaatttttttccCCGACCTAAtgtaaataaacataagaagCATCATCACTTGATGCTCTGGATATGTATTTGGCCATGTAGATGCATTAGAAAAGCTTGTGGTTAAAATTATGTACTCAAAATGTCCACTCCGTTACTGTGCACAAAAGCATGTTATCGTTATGGAATCACAAAACTCCCTAAAATACTAAGTGTTTGCCTTTAAACTGCAAAGTGTAAGTAAACCACTCACTGTATAAGTTtcttaaatttcaatttaaaatattaaaataaaacttcacTGCATACAACTTTAAGTCGCaccttttatttttcattttattgtctttACTGTTGTATTACCTACAAAAAGGACCAAAATTTTATTAGTTTGAAAATTGTCCACCAGATGGCACTGTCACATCTAATCAAGCTTGGATCAACATGCTAAGTACATGAATACTAGCTGGGTATCTTTATAGGcaagttatttttaattcaatGTCACACTTATTGTCTGTTTTTACTGTTAGTTTAATAAAGTATCCTGGAAACATGAGAACCccatcttttatattttttcattcagtaaatctgtttttaaaagCCATTTGCATGATTGCATGACTGATGCACATTGCAGATGGCACAAATACCATGTAATGTGTCTTTACCATTATAATATTTGTCTTTACCGTTATCTATGTTGAATAATAGAAAAGACAGATTTAACACTTTTTCACAATCATCCAGTCTAGCATTATATCTTACATATGCCTGTAATAGTAACAATTATagatatctatatacatgtataaaactaTTTACCATTATTGATTTTCTTtgctattaataaattaatggtaaAGACAATTGTTTCCTTACAATTAAGGGTAAAAACGGaagtacaaaaatatttttttatgtacatttaaaaattatacatccagggcacaatatttcacgcgaaccgccgtttTGTTCACGTGTCGGTTACACCaaattaaatttacacaaatcggttacgtcatgacctgtagacgttcagaaattaaaacttgcagacttcacgattacagtaagtttattcatgcagacatactactagtattccgacaaatgttttagactgatttttagatacttgatgtgcaGCAAACCAGTAGCCAACGGTATATTGCAACGGTTGTAACTTGTGACCGAAgactcagtatagagtcgagccaaacgTTTTAAAGAAATACGCATGGATCGCTAAGgcgcctaaattatctgctgctattctctaaaggaatatatgtagacataatattggattgcctataattttagaaaggttgaaaacggttttaacgtaaacaaaaatgcaaaaatgtcacaaaagctgaaaaatactaacatcgcataatgagctttaaataacaaacatttggaacgtcactgtagtatagaagtaccagtgataaagtgaaagtagcatcacCACCGCAAAATATCGGtgtcaaattgtggtctttctttttatgttataagatttatgtttattaatctaatcatgcaccaatgagtagcctgttttatagttcagaggaactggacatttgttgcttgggtttttggtggggggtttttgtggggttttttcagtctgctgtatactaaattttacatatcagtgacaaatggtagcctttatttgttatttataaaagaaaattattagtctaatcatacaccagggaatgggcatttttcctccaaatgtatcttattttgtttcagtactgggctgaTATTTAGTCATTTTACAATAGCGTTAACTTCCGCAAGCTGCACAGAGGTTATAGAATACGGTGGCCAGATGTCCGaggacagtggtttttagattcgggcaactaaaaattactttttgcgatcccgatggcaaatggtgaataataataataataataataaatttacaacgctacgatcgtacgaaaacaaaagaaacatctacatgtcacttctttcgatttgcaagcattaaagaaactgttttataaaacgttttcttttgtattttgttttaactttatgtttgagctaaaagtaactttgaggtaaccgatcaggtaatccacagtttacgcaaatataattcacgtaaccgaacaattagttacctaggtaaaaaccacgtgaaccgacttccggttacctcagatttcgaaatattgtcccctgtacaTCTCTAGTTTTGCTACTTGAAATTATGCACCACTGAACATATCTGCTTGagattttactattaaagacataaaaaaatattttttttatattttaaaaaattctttaCCGTTATTTGCCCCTTTTTGTGAAAATAGcccatacaaaagatcccttttctgctaatggaaaactgtagtgtcacaaattaccaaatgtttaacacccagttgccaatgattaatgaattaatgttctccagtggtgtcattaaacaaaataaactttgatttttattttcattttttcattGCAGGTATTATGCTGCATTTCCAGCTCTTCCTGGGGAAGGTTCACCACAGAATGTGTCACCTTCCTTGACAGAAGACAATGTCTGGCGGCGAAATCCTTTTACTGGAACCCTTGCTGGTGATACTTACGAGAGTAAAGATaaaaatgatgatggtgatgataagaAATCTCCACCAGCATTTGAAAAATATTCGCATAATGTCAATAAAAAAGTATCCACCAATACAAagctgcgggatgaaaaagaaaatcatcATCCACagccaaaatttaaaaatcagaGAAAAGCATCACCTGGTGGAAATAAGGTGAAGCAAAATGCAAAGAAAGGAAATTTTGAAGGAAAGAATCGAAAAGGTGCTCACTTGTTAAACTGGCAATTTACTGGTCAAGATAGCATTGCAAAGGAATCATTTTTGTCTGCTGAACACAAAAGTGATTCACTAGATCCAAAGGAAGAACAGTACTGCAACATGGTAGAGAATATGCTAAAAGAATTACTGCTTGGAGAAAAGGAAAAATGTCATTTTTCAAGAATGGAAAAATACTTTCCAAGTCCAAACTACAAGTACAGCTCGATACCTCAGTGGtatgaagaaaatatttataacagAGAATTTTTGGAAAAtgatgactggtataccaagccacttgaaaatatatttgcaaCACCTGTATCGAAGGCTCAGCGTTTATACAAACGGCATAGTTACCCTCCAGCTGTATTTAGTTGTGATGAGAGATTGAATTGGGAAGACCTGTTTCCAGATCCAGTCTTGTACCTTGAAAAGCCTGAAGAATCGTATCAGTGTAACAGTCCTGATGCTAATTCCGAAGATGTAGAGAGCAGTAAAGATGTCACGAAGTCAGATGCTGAGATTGGATGTACAATACAAGATAATAAGGTAGTTCATTGTGAAGACCATCTTGAAGAAGCTTCTCGTGCTGGATTGGATGAAGTTCATCAGCCTGAAGTGGATGGATTCTTCACAGGGCAAAATACTGATGTTACAAGCACAGTCCAGAGTTTTCCACTAGTTTGTGTTCACTCTGATAGTGAACCAAACACCAGTGGAAATCTAGTGGATGTGGCTGTTGCAGAAAGTGATGGAATCGTCTTTAGCAACTTGTCAGCACCGCTGTCAATAGGAAAGGAAGAAGATGAAACGGATGTCATTGATGATTTACTGAAATCGGTGGAAAAACACTGGGACACTTACACTATTTCTAATGATGCTAGCAGTACTGTTTCCAGTTCTGACAAAGGCTGTTTAAGCGACACTACGGAAGTGTCCCCGTGCATTACAGATGTCAGTCAACAGGCCAGTCCGTTTCCAGATATGCTACTGCTGCTGAATTACGGCGAAGACAGCAGGTCTGAGCCAGGGGTTCGCTTGGTTAactctgatgatgatgataataacttTGCCACTCTGGTCGACTTGCAGAATGTATTTGGACCAAATAGTACAGAGTTCGAAAGCAACATTCTTGAAGATGTTCAGTGGGATAATACTTCATCGAGGCAAGACTTGGGGAAAGAATGGCTTCCTTACAATATGCGTAGTTGCAGTTTGTCTCAAGTCTTTGAAGATGAAGCTGGTGGGGGAGAAGATTATTTTAGGATACAGAGAACACTTGAATGCTGTTTTCTTGAAAGGAATGATCAGTCAGATAATATTTCAGCAGAAAAATTACCAGGAAAGGAATTCTTTCCTTTCACAGTGCACACTTGCAGTTCTAGTGATGATACAGATGCAAGTGGAGAATCCTTTGTTGATGTTAAATGTATGTTGGCTAGCTGCCAGGAAATGGATTGCCCACATTTGAAGGATGCCTTCTCTGTATTGTTTAATTTAGAaagcgatgatgatgataatgatgatacttTTGTTGAGAACAAGGATCAGGTGCTAGAACAACTGCCAGCTATTGGTAGCGGAAGGGAAGGTGAGATTGACGAAAGTGCCTGTTTTCCAACAGATCTCTTGAGTTCTTTTGGTCCTGTTGGTGATTACTCAGGAAATTCAGATTGTTTGCTGTTTGGTTTACCTCAACTCGTTGATACCAGTTATTTGTTAGATTTGTTTGGACTGAGTGAAACGGGTCCCAGAGTTTCCCGATCTCCAGCGTTTTTGTTTCATCTCACCCCTGTAAACGAAGGCGGTTCCTCGTGCTGGCACAACCGAGTTTTCCTAGATGAATTTGAATGCTCCTTGAGCTTTGAGGAGTTCTGCCAATCGTCACCTAGGATGTTTTGGGATGATTTATTGAAGAATGAAATGTCAAATGTGGAGGGCAGATCGCAGGGACAACAAACTGTGAAACCATTGTACCATCTGTGGGATGTGAACAGCAACAAAAAGGTCCCTCCAATGTCAGATACGAGTGATGTGTGGAACAGCATCCTCAGTCTGTGTGTTCTCACACCAGAGTACACAGTTGGTGATGACATTTTCTCTTCTCAGAGCCACGAAACTGGGGATTCTGCAGCTTTTGCAATAGAAGATTCTGTCTTGGATCTCCAGTTTCTAGAGGAATTTggtgaaaacaaacattatttatatgacAGGAGTTTTTTTGAAGGAAGTCTCCCAAAATTTTGGCACAATTCTTGGACATGTGAATCATTTGACTCTGCTTTCGGTAAAAATTATGGTTTTGTACCCTCCAAGAACTCTGCTTTTATGGGTGTTGTACCAAGAGCATTTCATCATGTTCAAAGTGCACCAAACCTGACTTACAGTAGGCTACTCAGTCCACTTATGGGAActgataattttgaaaaaacGCGTCAACCTCCATACTCACCAACTGAGCACTTGTACTTTTCATCAGAAACACATTTCCGACCCATTCAAACACCAGTAGGTACTCCAGATGCAGAATATCAACCAAATGACTTGTTTGGTGGTGCTTCTGCTAGCACAGGTACTCCATACCAGCAATACCGAGATGTTACCGATGAGCAAGAGATGAAATTCAGACCCAAGTTCAAAATCCTGAAATACCTTGACAAATACATTCAAACTGGAAGCAGTTTAGATGAAAACAGTGTCCCTGGATCTGACATGGTGGTGGTTCTTTGTGCTGCTGAAGCACAGGAATGTTCAGAAAATACTTTAGATTTACCAGCTGTAACACAAGAACAGACCGCCGTGGTCATAGCTAAAGAGAAAACTGAAGAAGGATCTGTTACTGATTTCCTTCAGGAAACTGAAAATCCCAGTCTTGAGAAATACAAAGAAGATAATGAGTCAGTCTTGTCTGTCCCACCTGGATTTGAAAAATTGGCAGCCTCTCAgagttttataataaatgacgGTGAAGGGGATAAAGTGCAACCTGATGGCAATAATATGATTGGAACTGATGGAATTATCTTTCATGATGCAGTTGTTGGTCCATTGTCAAACTGGAAAGAAGATCTTACAGATTCCTCTGATACATGCAGTCCTGAGAACCCAGGTGAATCAGAGTGTGAAGCATCACAGGTGATCTTCGGTGATAAATCTGAGCATAGTGATGTATTTACACAGGATGAGGAAAATGCAGGGAAACAAGATCTGTGCTTATGGGACCTTCCACAACCAAGTGAGGGCGATAGCATCTGGATGCCATTGCAGTCCACTGTGGAGAAATCCGAGTCGGTCGATGTTAAAATGAGGTCTGATGTTGGCAATATATGGAAAAGTTCATATGAGATGGAAGATGAAGCAGGCAGTATTTGGAAAGTTCCATCTGAAACAAAGGATGAATCAGATGGCATTTGGAATATGCCAACATCTGAGATAGAAAACGAAGCACAAAATATTTGGGATCTCCCTCCACGTGAGGTGGAGAATGACGCACAAAGTATTTGGAAAATTTCCACGTCTGAGACAGACAATGAAACCACTGTTCAGTGTATGCCATTTTTGAAATGGGCATTTTCTGTTGAGTCTGATTATGAAGTCAACATTGAATCCATTTGGCAACCACCCGGTTCCTGTAATAGTACGGATCATCTTGACTGGGACAACAAATTGGGCCAAGACAACATCATAGCGGTCAGTCACAATTCTGTGTGGGCAGTGAGAGAGATGAAAGATCAAATTTCTTCTGTTGAAAACACAGCCTTGAAAGATATATGGGCTTCAGAATCGAGGACAGAGTCCATTAAACATCCTTCTGATAAAGAAGAGTATGATCTGCTGACTGCAAATTACAGTGGTGAACCGTCTTGGAGTGCTGGGTACGAGAAAGCATATTCACATAATGAGAAAAATAACTTTTTCTTAGCtccagaaaaagaagaaagtccCATTGGACATTGTTTCCAAAGTGATGAACAAAGCAATATGTATTATACAGAGGGAGAGCCTGCCAGTCCCTCCAAAACTGTGTGTAAAATGAGAGAGTTCTGTGATGACGGAGAAGGTGACAGTGTTAAAACACATCACTCCAATGACCTGTACAATTACTACCTACAGAACTACCCTGAAATGGAATCCTTTGTTCTTAGTTCAGATCTGGAGGAGTGTACAGAGAAACAGGTACGTTATATGTTTAATAGCACAAATTGCACCTTGTGTCAAATTTATACATGCAGGCCCTCGAATTCCACAGAAACAATCGTTTCCGGTACCATGTCAGTAAAATCATGGAACTGAAATTTCATTTCCCATTATTATTATGTCGAGTAcaactattcaacaaaaataatatatatataattatttttaaaaaccagtttCTAATGGGTATCCGTTGCGGAACTGAAAAcatgtttcccatgaaattttaaataatatgaaatatattagaTAAGATTTAATTGTTGTAGGCTTGATTACTGGTAGGTCATccttaaagaaatatatttactgtAACCTAATTGAATAGTAAATTCATTGTTTTTAGctgtaatttcttttaaaaagcatGTACTGATTTGGTACTGAAATGTGGTTACAGCTTGACATTTGGGCCTAATAATATGTGTCCCTGTGTCTGTGTAGATTTCAGTTTGgcacatttatatttaaagtaaaagcataGTGTCATGGAttataaatcaaatttatatattttgaaataataatttgttgagCCAGTTAGTTGGTCCCATATACCTTTAATGTGGAAGGTAAAAACAATGTCATGTAGATGTAGACAAGACTttacattttcatatatatatatatatatatattatgtatgtaagAAGGACTTATAATTATTAGGATTGTGACCTTTGTCTTATTCACCAGAATCGACCATACAAATTGCCAAATTTTACCTTTAGTACTTATTCAGTGTCTGATTTCTTTTCATATGTATATGCggcatatttacatcaattttgTCACTTAAAATGTAGGAACAGATACAGTTAATATGTTCCACGACAattgattatggatttttataatttggttaTTATATTGGTAGATCCGAAccaatacattttccattataatGGATCATTGGAACGTCACTACTTCGATTGGTGCAGTTTTATCAAGTGAGCAGTGGGCTTTGTTTTATTAGATCTTGTAAAACCCTAAGCTATTGATAAAAGTTCTCACATTTCCCATTGTATCATTGTAGTTACCTAACATTTGTACTGTATTAGTAGTTAAATCCTTTTACAATGTAGACTTAAATTTGTATGCGACTGTAAATTTATAAACTAGAATAAACAAATAAGTATTTTCatgatctacatgtacataaaaatgcttgcaaaataaaataaaattttgcatgataaaaacatttaatattcttcAAGTCAAATGATgttctttttaatatttcaggattATGATTTTGGTAGTCTAGTGCCTATACCTCAACAAGCTGTTTTCTCCTCTGACTTGGAAAAACAGTGGTTGGACAAAAAATCGCATGCTGTGATAGATAATAGAAGACGATCTCAGAAAAATAGAATTTTCAAAGGTTTGGAAATTATTTTtgctttgtaatttttttttaccattgtggtatattcttaaaaaaataaCTGTGGTTTACACAAACTAATTGGGCACTTTTAAGAATTAGCCTGCTTGCCAAATGCGAGAGGGAATTCTGATGGtacatttcttttattgatAAACGGGGCAGAAATATCAAATATCTCACTAGTTGATCTGACCAGTACCAGCCAAAATGTCGTAGTCCACTAGGATTGTTACATGGTTATGCatccattttaaataaaatgaaattgagatttcatttttatttactttttcagTCTACAGTGATAGAATTATGGAtaatttttcactagtccaccggacaaatacatctagaaattacttgtccaccaatattttcacttgtccaaataaatggtttgttttattcaaataccaggatgatgtttttgattgctaaaaataaaattgcagtgAAAATTTCTATCTtgttgtccactggacaaccaccaaaGAACATTTTGCTTGTCTGAACAGATTTTCATTTGTCGGGACAAACGGACATGTTCTTATTTCGAATACTGGTCTACTTAATTTAAAGTGGGTGAAACCGagtaattaaaatacatttttatatttgttttgaaactaaacaaataaaaacatcaagCTAGCTTAGTTCAAaaaccttcttcttcttttttttttgtggtgccTAATCTTATTCTAAACTCTGCAGTATGGCAACAAAGGATCTAAATGATTAGGGCATATACTTACTCGTGGCatgatttagcttagtcggttgagtgctcacttgaggtgcttgcgtcgcaggattgaaccacttcggatccattcaactgattgtttttttctctcgttccaaccagtgcaccacaactggtcaaaggctgtggtatgtgctttcttgtctgtgggaaagtgcatataaaagattccttgttgcattaggaaaaatgtagcgggtttcctctgatgactgtgtgtcagaataactaaatgtttgacatcc
This window contains:
- the LOC121382810 gene encoding uncharacterized protein LOC121382810, with the translated sequence MRFPESRMSLEAALPWSDSVHSWLGHQLELRGIDSIIYTRYVITLLQQDVSELENSEREDLWERRAEAKRNKDKKEGKKKSCSVSEEDKRKTAAVECLLSVSDEESDIENLVDELCARLKETRCEREYFAPLSINVNDATDDRTEIEIVESQDPAERYYAAFPALPGEGSPQNVSPSLTEDNVWRRNPFTGTLAGDTYESKDKNDDGDDKKSPPAFEKYSHNVNKKVSTNTKLRDEKENHHPQPKFKNQRKASPGGNKVKQNAKKGNFEGKNRKGAHLLNWQFTGQDSIAKESFLSAEHKSDSLDPKEEQYCNMVENMLKELLLGEKEKCHFSRMEKYFPSPNYKYSSIPQWYEENIYNREFLENDDWYTKPLENIFATPVSKAQRLYKRHSYPPAVFSCDERLNWEDLFPDPVLYLEKPEESYQCNSPDANSEDVESSKDVTKSDAEIGCTIQDNKVVHCEDHLEEASRAGLDEVHQPEVDGFFTGQNTDVTSTVQSFPLVCVHSDSEPNTSGNLVDVAVAESDGIVFSNLSAPLSIGKEEDETDVIDDLLKSVEKHWDTYTISNDASSTVSSSDKGCLSDTTEVSPCITDVSQQASPFPDMLLLLNYGEDSRSEPGVRLVNSDDDDNNFATLVDLQNVFGPNSTEFESNILEDVQWDNTSSRQDLGKEWLPYNMRSCSLSQVFEDEAGGGEDYFRIQRTLECCFLERNDQSDNISAEKLPGKEFFPFTVHTCSSSDDTDASGESFVDVKCMLASCQEMDCPHLKDAFSVLFNLESDDDDNDDTFVENKDQVLEQLPAIGSGREGEIDESACFPTDLLSSFGPVGDYSGNSDCLLFGLPQLVDTSYLLDLFGLSETGPRVSRSPAFLFHLTPVNEGGSSCWHNRVFLDEFECSLSFEEFCQSSPRMFWDDLLKNEMSNVEGRSQGQQTVKPLYHLWDVNSNKKVPPMSDTSDVWNSILSLCVLTPEYTVGDDIFSSQSHETGDSAAFAIEDSVLDLQFLEEFGENKHYLYDRSFFEGSLPKFWHNSWTCESFDSAFGKNYGFVPSKNSAFMGVVPRAFHHVQSAPNLTYSRLLSPLMGTDNFEKTRQPPYSPTEHLYFSSETHFRPIQTPVGTPDAEYQPNDLFGGASASTGTPYQQYRDVTDEQEMKFRPKFKILKYLDKYIQTGSSLDENSVPGSDMVVVLCAAEAQECSENTLDLPAVTQEQTAVVIAKEKTEEGSVTDFLQETENPSLEKYKEDNESVLSVPPGFEKLAASQSFIINDGEGDKVQPDGNNMIGTDGIIFHDAVVGPLSNWKEDLTDSSDTCSPENPGESECEASQVIFGDKSEHSDVFTQDEENAGKQDLCLWDLPQPSEGDSIWMPLQSTVEKSESVDVKMRSDVGNIWKSSYEMEDEAGSIWKVPSETKDESDGIWNMPTSEIENEAQNIWDLPPREVENDAQSIWKISTSETDNETTVQCMPFLKWAFSVESDYEVNIESIWQPPGSCNSTDHLDWDNKLGQDNIIAVSHNSVWAVREMKDQISSVENTALKDIWASESRTESIKHPSDKEEYDLLTANYSGEPSWSAGYEKAYSHNEKNNFFLAPEKEESPIGHCFQSDEQSNMYYTEGEPASPSKTVCKMREFCDDGEGDSVKTHHSNDLYNYYLQNYPEMESFVLSSDLEECTEKQDYDFGSLVPIPQQAVFSSDLEKQWLDKKSHAVIDNRRRSQKNRIFKGGSRKPCSFFLDGNCRRSDCKFSHDISNITCRFWEAGQCFKGSLCPFLHGYPSDVSSSSPDVQVQLSKEQFPELERSAKCLVKPPQSQKMARKRQVQKEFLKKDLTIRKEGSASKHELTVVGSVH